The nucleotide sequence TTCATTGATAACCTTTTGATAGCGATTTCTAGTCCATTAGAGAGCCTaccctaaaaataaatatcatttaataatgataagttttcataaaaattataggagtatattatatcatattttaattaagaggagtgatatttatacaaccatttttgtGACAACTGTTGGAACAACAAATTCTTTCATCTTCTTTGGGACATAAGCAAAAGAGGGAAAGTGTGAGAGGGAGAGTAAAAACAAGTATATACGAGTGAgagagttgtcacaaaatagttaTACAAATATTGTTACTTTTTGGTTAATAAAGTAATGTTTAATAGTGTTATTTTACTTTGTAAACAACTCCGAATCCTCCTTGTCCAAGTTTATCAGAATCTGAGAAATCATTTGTAGCAATACGTATGGTGTTGAAGTGGAATTGCAGTCCCTCtgtaatttcaattttgtcgtcgtcttcttcttcttgaactTCTGCAATAAATGAGTAAAAGAAATTTTCCTTACATGATATGAGAGTATAACCATTTTAATCAACAAAATTTAGTTAAAGAGAGTATATTACTCCAATCCTTATTACCTAAACAAATTGTAGCACTACATGAGTATATCAatgtttcaacttttttttttttgaaactgcGAAATATTATTCACGTTGAGAATGTGCAAGACGCACAAAACTCGCGGCAGAGACAAGGATACAATAAGGTGCAATGTTTCAACTTAATTACCTTCAAACCTTTTCTTTGGCTTCCTTACTTTCAAATAGATGCATATAAAAATGAAGACCATAGCAACAAGAGCAATTGGTACTCCTATAGCGATGCCAATGGTAGAACCATAATTGTTGCTTTTTCCtgcacaaacaaaaaaactccGTGGGGACATTTCATATGTActaagataataaaaaaaactcaaataattaaacaaaaagacAAATTAACTGCATtagtttttgtaaataaaaaaaaaaatattgtttttcaaattaaataactACACTTAATAAGAGGAAATTTAATGTATCAAGGATACTAAGACAcggaaattattttttaacaaaattgaagAAGTTTCCCTAACACCAAGATTCATTTTAATAAGTTGAGGACCAAGatgaaattaataaataaaactttCTATAGGTCTATTGATAAGTTTATGAAGACCTGGATAGGAGGTAGTGTTATTTGCAAATGGAGGAGGAGCTGCGAGTGATGGGACTGACGTCGGTGATGGTGACAACGACGAAGGTGAATCTTGTGTTGGTTGATAAAAGAGTGAATCGGTTTCATATCTCAAATAACAACTGGGTCTAACAACTCTAGCACTCATCCTGTTGTTACAACATATTGCGATTTCATTGATAGATTGAACCAAACAATCATCACAAAATGTTTTAAACAAATCAGGTGTGCATTGAGCTAGACCATATAtggtttgattattatttggaCCAACCTCATCACTTCCTACAGCATATTTAAGGTCACTGTCCCCTGATGCAGCTCTATTTCTtaaattatccaacaaatttTTCCGCACTTTATCAAATTCATCTTCATTTATCGCCGTCTTCAAACTCCATGCTTCATAATAAGGTCTAGTGTCATAGAGACCAAATATTGAACGGCTTGAGTAACGCAACATGCATCTATCATCATCGTACCAACCAATTGCTTGTTTTCTATTTTGACAACGTTGTGTTAGAAACACAGTTGAATTTTGGAGACAATTTCGACAATCATTCGGTTTTAAATCTCCTCTGCATAGTCCAATTGCGTTTACTTTGTCGCTGTTTATGCCATAAGAGGAGTTATAGAAACCGTAGTTGATTTCTTTGTTGGAAGTGAGAATGGATAAAAGGGTGTTAAGGTTTGTGTGGTAGGTGCTGTTGGTTGTGTAGATACCACCATCGTTATTTTGATCACAGAAGTATTGGAAATTCTTACCTTGGTCAACGTCTGCTGTGGTGAGTTGagatgtgaaaatgaaaatgagaaggAGAGAACAAAGAAATGAAGACATTGtttaacaaataacaaacaatAATTATTGATGTTTCAAGCTTTAAAACGTGAACgagtttttttcattaaaaaataatttggccGGCTATATATTCGTCTGTTGCtagtttttaaaactatttgaaacaaaatttcacTTTCCTTTTTATAGAAGAAACTAACCTTTCTTAGATGGAGAAACATCATATAATTAATATGCAATTTCTCATTTCTCCCTTAATATGTTAGTTTTGCTGCTAGTTTTCttaggagaaaaaaaattggtatacATTAAGTGTAGatctttttatgttgttttgtattttttgtcgAACTAGAGATTTAGTGATATTCATCaactgtaatttttttcttcaagccATTATGTTTAACAAGGAACTACATTCATCAGTCATTGATTCCTTAAGTACTCCAATAGAGCTTTAAGTATGTTGAAATCTAATTCTAAACTtgtatatgtttttgttttgtactATGTTAGTTGGTTGTAATTTTTTATCAACTGTACTCCAATAGAGATTTAGTGATATTCATCAACtgtaatttttaaacgacccctaattgcaaggatgaaatatatatttaagccCTCATTCTATTACTTCTAATctctttctctcatactcaaTTTGTTAACCTTCTCTCTCAATTACACAAACCAAGATCAATTTGTTCACCAACAAAGTACGGTATTTTTTTGGGTTCAACGGAGAAATGCATAAGAATAAAGATAAAAggtaagagaataaaaatacgTAAATATCTTGAGTTTGATTGTATATCTAATGAATTGTACAATATCCGTATGTATAAGAAAAATTATTCATGCGGCCAATTGACATATCCTACAAATTTAGCCTTGCTACTATTTAATCGTGTATAGTGCATAAGTTTTCTCTCGTTGAAGGAGTATGTGGTGCCCCACGTTCGGCTAGTTTTCCATCCGTTGACAAATTCCAACATGCGTAGCCTCCGCACTATAAACACGGAGCAAGAGTTGATTGCTTCATTATCCAATTCTACTAAACTTTGGCCAAGCCTGAAAACATAAAGACCCATGTACTTTTTCATTGACTCGAGAAAGAAATGGTTGACCCTTATTCGGCTGTGATACGCTCATCTAACTTGCTATCGGTTGAGGAAAACTCATCTACCCTTAAATCACCTATTTGTCAATTTCGACTaacaagataatttttttaggcgTAAATATTACccaataacaatatttttatttttatgtttccctaaaaaaaaaaaaacaatatttttatgttgtCAAACAATTACATTGATAATCTAGATAGTATTATTTttagagtttaaaaaaaaaataaactacttGGGTCATTTTGCTatatttaataagaaaaagtaattttcaaagtttgatAATAAATTGGcataatttttaattcataatttgGTACCCTAACTCTTgtaaatcaatttaaatataCCAGTAATCTTGTAATTCAATTATTGTTCCATTATTGCGCTTGCTTCGTGGATGATTAAGGTGCTGATTACGGTGTGGCTTTCTTTCATCTAGGTCCTGTTTGATTCAAGCCAACATCCTTTAAACACTGAATATTCTCGTGTGTTATTCCTTCCTCGTAGTTGTTGTACTCAAGCTGTGGGATATTTTATGTTATAGATTCaacaatatttgaattttttaaaagttaaattcattatttttcaccATCTCTTAAtgtaatatttctattttttttatcctcttAACTAATACCCTAAAACCAttctttaatattattatttgattaaaataaaaaaatgcacatttatatttttaggtggTGTAAATTAACagtatatttaaataaaa is from Medicago truncatula cultivar Jemalong A17 chromosome 1, MtrunA17r5.0-ANR, whole genome shotgun sequence and encodes:
- the LOC25482086 gene encoding putative receptor-like protein kinase At4g00960 isoform X1; protein product: MSSFLCSLLLIFIFTSQLTTADVDQGKNFQYFCDQNNDGGIYTTNSTYHTNLNTLLSILTSNKEINYGFYNSSYGINSDKVNAIGLCRGDLKPNDCRNCLQNSTVFLTQRCQNRKQAIGWYDDDRCMLRYSSRSIFGLYDTRPYYEAWSLKTAINEDEFDKVRKNLLDNLRNRAASGDSDLKYAVGSDEVGPNNNQTIYGLAQCTPDLFKTFCDDCLVQSINEIAICCNNRMSARVVRPSCYLRYETDSLFYQPTQDSPSSLSPSPTSVPSLAAPPPFANNTTSYPGKSNNYGSTIGIAIGVPIALVAMVFIFICIYLKVRKPKKRFEEVQEEEDDDKIEITEGLQFHFNTIRIATNDFSDSDKLGQGGFGVVYKGRLSNGLEIAIKRLSMNSGQGDLEFKNEVFFLAKLQHRNLVRLLGFCLEGSERLLIYEFVHNKSLDYFIFDQAKKAQLNWERRYTIILGIARGILYLHEDSRVRVIHRDLKASNILLDKRMNPKIADFGMARLFGVDQTQENTNRIVGTYGYMAPEYARHGQFSTKSDVFSFGILVLEIVSGTKNSYIRDGENTEYLSSFAWRNWKEGTAANIIDPTLNNDSLNEIMRCIHIGLLCVQENVASRPTMASVVVTLNSPSVTLPIPLQPAFHIGPQDMKSSGHSSAQESVNGASNTQLFPR